Below is a window of Rhizobium jaguaris DNA.
CTAACTATTCCTGAAATCGATACACGATTTAAATCCATTAACCCCATGGTTTCAGCAACATTTAACACATTCATGAAAGTTTACGCCAAAGAGTTGTAGAGAACGGCCAACCCCAAGATCAGCCGGTCTGCGACTGGGGAGTAAAGCGGAACTATGAGCCATTCCGTCGAAAACAGGTTTTTCGCGATCGTCTGCGGCGCGCTGCTGATTTTCGTCGCGCCGCTCTTCGTATTGTTCCTTTTCCTTTCGTCCGAGCGTGCCGAAAAGGAAATCAAAGATCATATCTCGGTCTTGCTCGTCGCCAACGCTCAGGCTCTGGCCAAGCCGTTATGGGACCTCGACGAGGACAGCGTCACGCAGATCAGTGCAACGACTGTGGCAGAGGGCGCAATCGTCAAGGTCAATGTCCGCGACCTTTCAGGCCAGCTCGATGTTACGCAATCGACCATCCCGAGGTCCTACAAAGGTCTGCTGGAGTCCGTTGCCCGCCCGATCATCTACAACGGCGTGGACGGCGCGAAAAATCTCGGCACCATCACCGTCTATTACCCTGCGCTTGGCCTCTTCGACGGCCTGAAGAATGAGGAAATCGTCTTCATCTCGATTTTCATCTTCGCCGTGCTGACCGTCTTCGGGGCCGCCCTCATCGGCAACCGCATCTTCATCATCCAACCGCTGATGCGGCTGACCCACGCCGTCGAAGCAACCCGGCGGCTCGGCTCGCGCCATCACGTGGATTGGCAGTCGAACGACGAGATGGGCCGCCTCGCCAGCAGCTTCAACGACATGCAGAGCAAGCTGGAGCGAGAGGAAACTGAACTGAAGCTTGCCCACCGCCGCGCCACCGACACCTATAATCTGACGCCGGCCATGTTGTTCTCGCTCGACAAGGACGATTGCATCGCCGCCGTCAGCGATTATTGGCTGGCCGCCACGGGCTATGCTCGCTCCGACGTGGTTGGACGCAAATTCGCAAGCCTCGTCCTGCCGGAATCACGCGAGATTTACACCGAACGTAAGCGCAGCCGTCCAGACAGCGCCGCCCGTCTCGACGTCACAGTAAAATTCCTTTGTAGGGACGACCGGGTCATGGACGTGCTGATCCTCGAGACGACGGCGATCCAGGATGGTCAGTCGCTCTCGGTCATGACCGATGTCACCGACCTCAAGCAATCCGAGGACCGCAACCTGCGCCAGGCGATCACCGATCACCTTACCGGGCTGCTGAACCGTCAGGGATTCGAGACGGCGCTCGACGCCAAGATCAACGAGGCGGACCTGCGCAAGCGCGAGCTCGCCTGCCTGTTCGTCGACCTCGACCGCTTCAAGTGGATCAACGACAATATGGGCCATGCTGCCGGTGACGCGGCATTGCGCGAGCTGGTTTCGCGCATGCAGGCGCGATTGGTCCCGGGCGACATCGCCGCCCGCCTCGGCGGCGACGAATTCGCCATCCTTCTGCTTGCCGAAGACGCTGAGAAAAGGGCATTCGACATGGCGGCGCGTATCGCCGAGCTTTTCGAGACGCCTTTCGGCGGCGACGCCCGCCTTAGCGCCAGCATAGGCATCGCCATCTACCCCCGCCATGCCGCCAACGCCGCAGAGCTGCTCCTGAAATCCGACATAGCGATGTACGCAAAGAAGCGCGATGGCAAGAACGGCGCACAGATTTTCGATAATAGCATGCTGGACGATTCCCGCCGCCGTGCCGAGCTCGAGAGCTATATCGAAGGTGGCTTGAGCGACGACTGGTTCGAAGCGCACCTGCAGCCAATCGTCAATATCGATGATCGCTCCATCGCCGGCTTCGAAGCGCTCATGCGGCTGCACCATCCGCAGAAAGGCATCCTGCCGCCGGCAAGGATCATCGACGTTGCCGAGGAGACCGGCTCGATCGTGCGCATCGGCAACCGCGTCATGGAAAAGGCGATCTCCCACTTTGCCCGTCTCTCACGCCTCGACGGCATGCAGGACACCTATCTCGCCATCAATTTTTCGCCGCTGCAATTCGAGTCCGGATTGCCGGTGCGCATTGCCGCCCTGCTTTCCCGTCACGATATCCGCCCGGAGCGGATCGTAGTCGAAATCACTGAGGCCGTGCTGATGGACGACAATCCGGAAACGCGTACGGTCATCAACGAGATCTGCCGCTACGGCTGCCGCATCGCGCTCGACGACTTCGGCACCGGCTACTCGTCGCTGAGTTATATCAACCGCTTCCCGGTCGACATCATCAAGATCGACCAATCCTTCATCCGCGCGATCAACGACACCGCCTCCGATGTCAGCGCCAAGAGCCGCATGCTGGTCGAAAGCATCACGACGCTGTCGCACAAGATGAACTGCACCGTTATCGCGGAAGGCATCGAGACCGAGGAAGAATGCGCAACCTTGCGCACCATGGGTCTCGATTACGGCCAAGGCTACCTATTCCATCGGCCGCAGCATCCGAACGATCTCCTGAAGGCGCTCGCCGGACCGCGAGCTGATTACCTCAGCGCCGTGGCGCAGGCATCATAGCGAGATGGGGAAACACATGCGAAAACTGCTGCTCCCGGTATTTTTCAGCCTGTCTTCTCTTAGCCTCTTCTCCATAGCCCAAGCCGAAACCGTCAATTTTACAACCGAAGAATATCCGCCCTTCAACTATCGTGATGGCAAGACTCCCGTCGGCGCGACCGTCGAGCAGGTGGAGAAGATAATGGCCGATATCGGCGTCGACTATTCGATAGACGTGATGCCCTGGGTGCGAGCCTATAACCAGGCGCTGACGACGCCGATGACCTGTGTCTTTGCCACCGCCCATAGTGACGCGCGCGACAAGCTGTTCAAATGGGTCCAACCGCTGCTGGTCGATCGCAACATCCTGATCAAGCATACCGGGTCCAGTGTCACCGCCACGACACTCGATGAAGCCCGGAACTATGTGGTTGGCACATGGCGGAACGATTACACCGAAACCACGTTGCGGCAGGCCAACTTTACGCGAATCGATATCGGCAGCGACTTCGGGGCTACGCTAAAAAAGCTGCTGAGTGACCGCATTGATCTCATGCCGATCTCCGAAATCTATTTCGACAAGCTGAGGAGGGATCGCAACGCGGTGCAAGAGGTCGCCGTTCTCTCCGAACAACCGATGGGTATTGCCTGCCAGAAGGATTTCCCGGACGATCTCCTGAAGAGGATGCAAAGCGCGCTCGATCGCCTGATCGCCGACGGCACGCAGAAGCGGATATTCCTGAAGTACGGCCTACACCTTGCTAACTGATGAGATTGCCGCCTTGACTTTGCCGCCAATTCGCTGTGGTGAAGGGCATCGGCATTTTCCAAGGGGTGAAGCGCAATGCTTCTTATCGCGGGTCTCGGCAATCCCGGCGCCAAATATCAGGACAACCGCCACAATATCGGCTTCATGGCCGTGGACGCGATCCATCGTCGTCGCAGCTTTTCGCCCTGGTCGAAAAAATTCAGGGCCGAGATTGCGGAAGGCGAGCTCGGCGGCCAGAGAGTTCTGCTGATCAAGCCGCAGACCTTCATGAACCTTTCCGGCGAATCCGTCGGCGAGGCCATGCGGTTCTACAAGCTCGAGCCTTCCGATCTCGTCGTGATCTATGACGAACTGGATCTGCCGGCAGGCAAGGCGCGGCTGAAGACCGGCGGCGGCCATAACGGCCATAACGGCATCAAGTCGATCGACGCCCATTGCGGCCGGGAATATCGCCGGCTACGTCTCGGCATCGGTCATCCCGGCGTCAAGGAGCTCGTGCATAATCACGTGCTTGGCGACTTCGCCAAAGCTGACCAAAACTGGCTGGAGCCGCTGTTCGATGCACTCGCCGACAATGCCGACATGCTGGCGCGCGGCGAGGATTCGCAGCTCATGAACAAGATCTCGCTTGCCCTCGGCGGCAAGGCAGAAGAAGAGACCCAAAAGCCGGAAAAGAAAGCGGTAGCCAAATCGCACATCCATCAGGCTCGCAATCATAGCCAGCCGCGGATGCCCGAGAGTGGCCCTATGGCCGAAATGCTGAAGAGAATGTTCGGCAAGAAGGACGATTGAATGGCGCAAGCAGCAACAGACAGGGCCGCAGATTTTGTGATCCGCCCGGCCGCAGCCGGCGACTTGCCTACGCTGCTCGCGCTCTATCGCCACCTCAACCATGACGATCCCGATATGGATTCCAGGCTTGCAGAGGACCGCTTTGCGGCTATCTTGGCCCATCCCGGCATGACGATCTTCGTCGCCCTCGAAGGCGACCTCGCCATTTCCTCGGTCACCCTGGTCGTCATTCCCAACCTGACGCGGCGTGGCGCTTCTTATGCGCTGATCGAAAATGTCGTCACCCATGCCGATCGCCGCCAGCGCGGCCATGCGCGGGCGCTGATCGAGACCGCGGTCGCGACGGCTTGGGAGCAGAATTGCTATAAGGTAATGCTGCTGACAGGCTCCAAGGAGCCAGCGACGCTGCGCTTCTACGCCAATTGCGGTTTTTCACAGGACAAGACCGGTTTCCAAATCCGGCGCCCTGCCGCGGGCTGATATCCCTGCCCGAGCCTATTCTTCGGGTTCGGTGGTAAACATCAGCGGAAAGCCGGCGCTCTTTGCCAGATCGATGGCTTCCTGCGCTTTGGTCTCGGCAATATCCCTGGCGCAGACCATGACCACGCAGGTACCGAGCTTGTGTGCGGTCATCATGACACGGTAGCCGGTCTCCTCGCTCATACGAAAGACGGCCTTCAATACCATGATGACGAATTCACGCGGCGTGTAGTCGTCGTTGACGAGAATGATCTTGTAAAGCTTCGGCCGATCGAGCTTCGTCTTGGTCTTCGGTTTTAGGACAACATCATTGTCACTCATCGGAGTCACCGTTGATGACAGAGAAAAAAATTTGTGGCTGATCGCCAATTTATACTGCACCGCAACCGGTCATTCAAGGAAAACAACGTTTTCGAGCCAGCTGTCAGATCAATCGACCGTGACCGGTGGATAGCTCTGGCAAGTACCACAGCCCTTTCCGCACGTCGACAAAAGTCATGACGGCTATCATCGCCGGGATTGTCAGTGCATTCTCCTCTGCAGAAAAACGGCGCATCCTCCGCGCAAGGCTTGACCCGCAACGACCCTTCCCCCATACGCACAACAAAGTTTTTCAAGATATGGACAAGGTGCCATGGGTTTCAAATGCGGTATCGTCGGGTTGCCGAATGTCGGCAAGTCCACTCTGTTCAACGCGCTGACCAAGACGGCGGCGGCGCAGGCGGCGAATTATCCCTTCTGCACGATCGAGCCGAACACGGGTGAAGTCGCGGTTCCCGATCCGCGCATGCGCAAGCTTGCCGACGTCGCCAAATCGAAGGAACTGATCCCGACGCGCATTTCCTTCGTTGACATTGCCGGCCTGGTTCGCGGCGCCTCGAAGGGCGAAGGTCTGGGCAACCAGTTCCTTGCCAATATCCGCGAAGTCGACGCCATCGTTCATGTGCTGCGCTGTTTCGAGGACAGCGACATCACCCACGTCGAAGGCCGCATCAATCCGGTGGCCGACGCCGAGACGATCGAAACCGAGCTCATGCTCGCCGACCTCGAGAGCCTGGAGCGCCGCACCGAGCAGACGCGCAAACGCGCCACGGGCAAGGACAAGGAGTCCATGGCGATGCTGCCGATAATGGAAGCCTCGCTCCAGTTGCTGAACGAAGGCAAGCCGGTGCGCACCCTGCTGTCGAAGCTCGATGCCGAGGAAACCCGCATCCTCAAGGGCCTGAACCT
It encodes the following:
- a CDS encoding EAL domain-containing protein; translated protein: MSHSVENRFFAIVCGALLIFVAPLFVLFLFLSSERAEKEIKDHISVLLVANAQALAKPLWDLDEDSVTQISATTVAEGAIVKVNVRDLSGQLDVTQSTIPRSYKGLLESVARPIIYNGVDGAKNLGTITVYYPALGLFDGLKNEEIVFISIFIFAVLTVFGAALIGNRIFIIQPLMRLTHAVEATRRLGSRHHVDWQSNDEMGRLASSFNDMQSKLEREETELKLAHRRATDTYNLTPAMLFSLDKDDCIAAVSDYWLAATGYARSDVVGRKFASLVLPESREIYTERKRSRPDSAARLDVTVKFLCRDDRVMDVLILETTAIQDGQSLSVMTDVTDLKQSEDRNLRQAITDHLTGLLNRQGFETALDAKINEADLRKRELACLFVDLDRFKWINDNMGHAAGDAALRELVSRMQARLVPGDIAARLGGDEFAILLLAEDAEKRAFDMAARIAELFETPFGGDARLSASIGIAIYPRHAANAAELLLKSDIAMYAKKRDGKNGAQIFDNSMLDDSRRRAELESYIEGGLSDDWFEAHLQPIVNIDDRSIAGFEALMRLHHPQKGILPPARIIDVAEETGSIVRIGNRVMEKAISHFARLSRLDGMQDTYLAINFSPLQFESGLPVRIAALLSRHDIRPERIVVEITEAVLMDDNPETRTVINEICRYGCRIALDDFGTGYSSLSYINRFPVDIIKIDQSFIRAINDTASDVSAKSRMLVESITTLSHKMNCTVIAEGIETEEECATLRTMGLDYGQGYLFHRPQHPNDLLKALAGPRADYLSAVAQAS
- a CDS encoding substrate-binding periplasmic protein, whose protein sequence is MRKLLLPVFFSLSSLSLFSIAQAETVNFTTEEYPPFNYRDGKTPVGATVEQVEKIMADIGVDYSIDVMPWVRAYNQALTTPMTCVFATAHSDARDKLFKWVQPLLVDRNILIKHTGSSVTATTLDEARNYVVGTWRNDYTETTLRQANFTRIDIGSDFGATLKKLLSDRIDLMPISEIYFDKLRRDRNAVQEVAVLSEQPMGIACQKDFPDDLLKRMQSALDRLIADGTQKRIFLKYGLHLAN
- the pth gene encoding aminoacyl-tRNA hydrolase, encoding MLLIAGLGNPGAKYQDNRHNIGFMAVDAIHRRRSFSPWSKKFRAEIAEGELGGQRVLLIKPQTFMNLSGESVGEAMRFYKLEPSDLVVIYDELDLPAGKARLKTGGGHNGHNGIKSIDAHCGREYRRLRLGIGHPGVKELVHNHVLGDFAKADQNWLEPLFDALADNADMLARGEDSQLMNKISLALGGKAEEETQKPEKKAVAKSHIHQARNHSQPRMPESGPMAEMLKRMFGKKDD
- a CDS encoding GNAT family N-acetyltransferase: MAQAATDRAADFVIRPAAAGDLPTLLALYRHLNHDDPDMDSRLAEDRFAAILAHPGMTIFVALEGDLAISSVTLVVIPNLTRRGASYALIENVVTHADRRQRGHARALIETAVATAWEQNCYKVMLLTGSKEPATLRFYANCGFSQDKTGFQIRRPAAG
- the clpS gene encoding ATP-dependent Clp protease adapter ClpS; amino-acid sequence: MSDNDVVLKPKTKTKLDRPKLYKIILVNDDYTPREFVIMVLKAVFRMSEETGYRVMMTAHKLGTCVVMVCARDIAETKAQEAIDLAKSAGFPLMFTTEPEE
- the ychF gene encoding redox-regulated ATPase YchF, giving the protein MGFKCGIVGLPNVGKSTLFNALTKTAAAQAANYPFCTIEPNTGEVAVPDPRMRKLADVAKSKELIPTRISFVDIAGLVRGASKGEGLGNQFLANIREVDAIVHVLRCFEDSDITHVEGRINPVADAETIETELMLADLESLERRTEQTRKRATGKDKESMAMLPIMEASLQLLNEGKPVRTLLSKLDAEETRILKGLNLLTSHPVLYVCNVAEADAATGNDHTAAVAAMAKEQNSEVVTISAAIEAEVAQLPEEEATEFLSALGLDEAGLDRLIRAGYKLLHLITYFTVGPKETRAWTIEQGTKAPQAAGVIHSDFERGFIRANTIAYDDYIGYNGETGAKEAGKARDEGKEYVVQDGDVIHFRFNT